From a region of the Fischerella sp. JS2 genome:
- a CDS encoding NAD(P)H-quinone oxidoreductase subunit 4, whose product MIAQFPWLTTIIILPLVAALAIPLIPDKEGKTARWYGLGVALTDFALMIYAFWQNYDFQSSAFQLVEKYPWVPQLGLNWSVAVDGLSMPLVLLTGLINTLAIFAAWKVTNKPRLFYGLMLALYSAQLGVFVAQDLLLFFLMWEIELVPVYLLISIWGGQKRRYAATKFILYTALASIFILVAAFAMAFSGDTVSFDIATLGAKQYPRVLELLVYAGFLIAFGVKLPIFPLHTWLPDAHGEASAPGSMILAGVLLKMGGYALIRINMEMLTNAHVYFAPVLAVLGVVNIIYGACCAFAQTNLKRRLAYSSIAHMGFVLVGIASYTEIGMSGAVLQMISHGLIAASLFFLSGVTYERTHTLMMDQMGGIAKVMPKTFALFTAGAMASLALPGMSGFVGELMVFLGIASSDVYSSSFKVVVVLLSAVGVILTPIYLLSMLRQVFYGKQNTELHLDAVVPDVKPRELFITACLLLPIIGIGLYPKLATQTYDVKTVEVAAHARQFLPVVAKQQPSSLYSTIITAPTLANSQVPSLVNIAD is encoded by the coding sequence ATGATTGCTCAATTTCCTTGGTTAACAACCATAATTATCTTGCCGCTAGTGGCTGCCTTAGCCATTCCTCTCATCCCAGATAAAGAAGGCAAAACTGCTCGTTGGTATGGTCTGGGAGTAGCGCTAACAGACTTCGCTTTAATGATTTATGCCTTTTGGCAAAACTACGATTTTCAAAGTTCAGCATTTCAACTGGTAGAAAAATATCCTTGGGTTCCACAGTTGGGCTTGAACTGGTCTGTTGCAGTAGATGGATTATCAATGCCTTTAGTCCTGCTAACAGGCTTAATTAACACCCTCGCAATCTTCGCGGCTTGGAAAGTCACCAACAAGCCGCGTTTATTTTATGGTTTGATGCTGGCGTTATATAGCGCTCAGCTTGGCGTATTTGTCGCCCAAGATTTGCTGCTGTTCTTCTTAATGTGGGAAATCGAATTAGTACCTGTCTACCTATTGATTTCCATCTGGGGAGGACAAAAGCGCCGTTATGCAGCTACTAAATTTATTCTCTATACCGCCCTTGCTTCTATATTTATCTTGGTAGCAGCTTTTGCAATGGCATTCTCTGGCGATACCGTCAGTTTCGATATAGCAACCTTGGGAGCCAAGCAATATCCTAGAGTTTTAGAATTACTGGTTTATGCAGGTTTCTTAATTGCTTTTGGTGTCAAACTACCAATATTCCCTCTCCACACTTGGCTACCTGATGCTCACGGTGAAGCTTCTGCACCTGGTTCGATGATTTTGGCTGGTGTGTTGTTAAAAATGGGTGGTTATGCACTCATTCGCATCAACATGGAGATGCTAACCAATGCTCATGTCTACTTTGCTCCTGTTCTAGCAGTTTTAGGTGTAGTCAATATTATCTACGGTGCTTGCTGCGCTTTCGCTCAAACCAATCTCAAGCGTCGCTTAGCCTATTCTTCTATTGCCCACATGGGATTTGTGCTAGTTGGTATCGCTTCCTATACAGAAATTGGTATGAGTGGTGCTGTACTGCAAATGATTTCTCACGGTTTGATTGCTGCTAGTTTGTTCTTCCTCTCTGGCGTCACTTACGAGCGTACCCACACCTTGATGATGGATCAAATGGGTGGTATTGCCAAAGTAATGCCTAAAACCTTCGCTCTATTTACTGCTGGTGCAATGGCTTCTTTAGCATTACCAGGAATGAGCGGCTTTGTCGGTGAGTTGATGGTATTCTTGGGTATTGCTAGCAGCGATGTTTACAGTTCCAGTTTCAAAGTAGTAGTTGTACTACTTTCTGCTGTAGGTGTGATTCTCACTCCAATTTACCTACTGTCGATGCTACGTCAAGTCTTCTACGGTAAGCAGAATACAGAATTACATCTGGATGCAGTAGTACCCGATGTCAAACCCCGCGAATTGTTCATCACTGCTTGTCTGTTGCTTCCAATCATCGGTATCGGTTTGTATCCAAAATTGGCAACCCAAACCTATGATGTCAAAACTGTAGAAGTAGCCGCTCACGCTCGTCAGTTTCTACCAGTAGTCGCTAAACAACAACCATCAAGTTTATATTCAACTATTATTACCGCGCCAACATTGGCTAATTCACAAGTTCCAAGTTTGGTTAATATTGCTGATTAA
- the thrB gene encoding homoserine kinase → MAAVDSVSVIVPATTANLGPGFDCIGAALTLYNEFKFTRVDLSPYQGGETAKVIITVTGAEAERVQTDEGNLLYQAFVKLYQHLGQTPPPIEIEIKLGVPLARGLGSSATAIVGGLVGANVLVGKPLSQSQVMELAIAMEGHPDNVVPALLGGCRLAATGVEVEPPYTQSGFPKGRRQEWEICEVPWCENIVPVVAIPDFELSTKEARQVLPSQVSRADAIFNTAHLGLLLRGLETGNGDWLRAALQDKLHQPYRKTLIQGYDIVKVAAVAAGGYGMVISGAGPTLLVLTDTMNSEAVGAAMSAAWRSQGISPVVQSLGIDTQGARSFY, encoded by the coding sequence ATGGCTGCTGTTGATTCTGTATCTGTTATCGTCCCCGCAACTACCGCAAATTTGGGGCCGGGTTTTGATTGTATCGGTGCTGCTTTAACGCTGTACAACGAGTTTAAGTTTACCCGTGTTGACTTATCCCCTTATCAAGGTGGGGAAACAGCAAAGGTGATCATAACTGTCACTGGTGCAGAAGCTGAACGGGTGCAAACTGATGAAGGAAATTTGCTCTATCAGGCGTTTGTAAAGTTATATCAACACTTGGGGCAAACTCCGCCACCTATAGAAATTGAGATCAAGTTGGGTGTACCACTAGCAAGGGGTTTGGGTAGTTCGGCAACGGCTATTGTTGGAGGTTTAGTAGGTGCGAATGTGTTGGTGGGTAAACCTCTGAGTCAATCGCAGGTGATGGAGTTGGCGATCGCTATGGAAGGACACCCAGATAATGTAGTGCCGGCGTTGTTGGGGGGTTGTCGTTTGGCGGCTACGGGGGTAGAAGTTGAACCGCCATACACGCAAAGCGGGTTCCCGAAGGGTAGACGCCAAGAGTGGGAAATTTGTGAGGTTCCTTGGTGTGAGAATATTGTCCCTGTGGTGGCAATTCCTGATTTTGAGCTTTCTACAAAGGAGGCTAGGCAGGTGTTACCTTCTCAGGTGAGTCGGGCAGATGCGATTTTTAACACGGCGCATCTAGGGTTGTTATTGCGTGGTTTGGAGACTGGCAACGGAGATTGGTTAAGGGCTGCTTTACAAGATAAATTACATCAACCTTACAGGAAAACACTTATTCAAGGATACGATATTGTCAAGGTAGCTGCTGTTGCTGCGGGTGGTTATGGTATGGTGATTAGTGGTGCTGGGCCAACATTGTTAGTTTTAACTGATACAATGAATTCAGAAGCAGTAGGGGCAGCGATGTCAGCAGCTTGGCGATCGCAAGGAATTTCGCCTGTTGTGCAATCGCTTGGAATTGATACGCAAGGGGCAAGAAGTTTTTATTAG